The Ascidiaceihabitans donghaensis genome includes the window GTCAGCACAGGCGCCCCCATTTCAGGGCGCACGAATCAAGCATTGGTGCTGATTGATCTGCAAGAGGTCTTTTGGACCTCGGGCGTCTTTGATGACACAGCAAAGGAAACAGCCCGCACGAGGATTTTGGCTGAAATAGACACAGCCAGATCGAAGGGCCAGCCTGTCATCGCAGTGCGGCAAGAATGGTCCATTCCTGCAACCAAAGTTGTGGCAAAACTGTTTATGAAAGGCCAAGCCATCGCGGGAACACAGGGCACAGAAATGGCGGCATCTTTTGCGGATATTGCCGATGTCACTGTGGTCAAACGTGTTCAAGACGCGTTTGAAACCAATGAGTTGGACAAGATCCTTGCACGATTGGACGTGGGCCACCTGCGCATCGTCGGGCTGGATTTAAACTATTGCGTGGCCAAAACGGCCTTTGCTGCACGGCAGCGCGGATACGAGGTTGCCATTGTCCGCGACGGTGTGTTGTCAGCTGATGCAAAACTGGCGGAAAAGACGCTTGTACAGCTTGCGGATCGGCACGTTGTGTTGGACTGATCCCCATAGTGACGCCGTGTCAGCGGATCAAAGCGCCGGGGTTCATGATGGATTTGGGGTCAAGCGCTGCTTTGATACGCTTTAACGTGTCGTATCGCGCGGCGCTGGCATAGGTTTCCAGATCGTCTGTTTTCAAGCGCCCGATCCCGTGTTCGGCGCTGATTGATCCGTTGTGTTTTTGTGTCACGTCATTGATTGCCAATCGAACAGCGTCGATAATGCCGGGGTTTGCGGACAGGAAGTCGGCCTTGCTGACACCGTTGGGGGGAAGGACGTTGTGATGTATATTGCCGTCGCCCAAATGGCCGTAGCTGTTGATTTGAACGTCTGGGTGGATGTCAAAGATCGCCTGAAGTGTATCCTTTACAAAGTCATCGATACGGCTGAGCGGCACAGATGTGTCGCTGTTGCAAAATGCGCCCGCCATGCGGTTTGCGGCAGGGGTGTTTTCGCGCAAAGCCCAAAGGCTGTCGCGTTGGGATTGGGACTGCGCCACGACTGCATCAGTTAGAAGGTCCTTGTCAAAACATGCCCCAAGCGCTTCTTGCATCCGGTCCCCAAGGCCCAAAGCCCCAGAGGCTTCC containing:
- a CDS encoding cysteine hydrolase family protein, coding for MIWILPCLVILGVVLWIMDGIRKIGAVSTGAPISGRTNQALVLIDLQEVFWTSGVFDDTAKETARTRILAEIDTARSKGQPVIAVRQEWSIPATKVVAKLFMKGQAIAGTQGTEMAASFADIADVTVVKRVQDAFETNELDKILARLDVGHLRIVGLDLNYCVAKTAFAARQRGYEVAIVRDGVLSADAKLAEKTLVQLADRHVVLD